Part of the Cyprinus carpio isolate SPL01 chromosome A23, ASM1834038v1, whole genome shotgun sequence genome, CAATTCTGGTCCGGCCACTCTTGCTCACAGCATATCCAATCAGAGGATCTGAAATGGCATCCCAAGCTCGACCAAGGAAGAGAATGATAGATGCAGAAAAGGCTCCCATCTATAGCAATCATAAGGATAGAAGAAAATGAAAATCATACTTGCTGTGCGCCATTTTTGTAACATAATttcttttgtattataaaatgcaGTTACACAATGCTCTACTATGCtgttaaagtatattaatatatgaactTTCTCAAGAACTTTCATATCCCCTTTAACATACTTCCTGTGCTAAAAGTTTAGAGTAGTAGTGTTGAACATGGCATGCAAACATGATATGCAAAGTGAGGAAGTGTTGAGGATGGAGCATCATGCATTTTATAAATACTCAGTTGTTGTACGTTTTTATAAACCCCAGATCACACAGTGGTTATCTCTCACAAATCCCTCAAAACTTTTCATTCACAAGCCTAGATTTCTAACCACTCGGGATACACAATCCTCAGAAggatatttaaaaatcaattggACAAGAGAAACAAGAGCAAATTGGACAAGGAAAAACATATcagtactttataaaaaaaaattattataataaatatatggtATTCATTACTGACAGCTGCTAAAAACAACATCTTTTAATCAAATATACGCACCTTCACAACATCCAATAAAAAGATCTGCATGAAAAAGCCCTTGGCGGTTCCAGTCATTTGATAAGGCATTCCTCCAACTGCGTAGCAGAGTTTTCTGGATAAAGGGATGCCAGGAGTTTTCTGCACAAGATCAACATGTATGCCTCATGTGAATGATTTTACAAATAGtgttatttcaaaagaaaaaaagaaaaataaaaaaaagtactgaccccaaacttttgaacagtagtgtactgtatattgttacaaaacatttctatttttaataaatgctgttctttttaacgtTTAATTcttcaaagaaccctgaaaaaatgatcacaggttccaaagaaaatatgaagcagcaaaactctTGCCAGTATTGATATTAAATcagaatgttagaatgatttctgaaggatcatgtgaaactgaagactggagtaatgatgctgaagattcagctttgataaataaattatatatatttttatgttaaaatagaaaaccatttttttattgcaataatatttcacagtaggCTATTACAGATTTGTCTGTAtttcagatcaaataaatgcagccttgattagcaaaaaaaaactttaaaaaaaaaacattacagatcttactgatcccaaacttttgaacagcatgtatatttgatatatttaaaagtcATCAGCAAAAAGAGCATATCTCATTGTTCAACTCTTTATAGAGGGGTTCCGACATCTTTTACAGTCGATGCCGAAGCGCTTTAAGTTACTGTCATCGGCACCATCAAACAAACCCTCTGATGTttacaaaagaatgaaaatgttatGTCATACCGACTGAGTGTCATCGTTTTCCGTCACACATGCTATGTTCTCATCGGTGCGATTGTCCAGTACATTCCCGTTGTTGTTGGCCATCGTTCAGTTATCGAGGAAAAAGATTTGCCCGTTAGTTTTCTGTCTCTTATACTTTTTGACAAATAGGCGTGGCTGGCTTTAGCTCCTCTACGAAAACACATTGGCCAAGTTTCGCAGTATTACTTAACGAGATTCTGCTGCGTTCATGCCATGTCGGAAATACTGCAAAATTTCAACTTGTAAAAAGCGTTCACATTCTTGTTGTAGGCTgggagttttctgagagctacGTCTTGGTCCACCTGACTGCAGCAGGCTCATTTCGAGCGCTATGTTTAGGAGTTGATACATACCATTTATTTCATTATGGCCATTTGGCaatgtttttaatatctaaaGGATTTTTCACATTAGGCCTACCTGTGTTTTTGGTCACTTTATAATTCCCCAActttaatttgtgttgttttaaattttgatgacttgcttttttattttaaaatgtggagAGAAATAATAGAATGAGCAATGAATGTGAAGTTCTGatacaaatgaaatatatgtaCCAAATAAAGGACTTCaatgaagattaaaaaagaaagaaagaaagaaagaaagaaagaaagaaagaaagaaagaaagaaagaaagaaagaaagaaagaaagaaagagtaaaaTGTCCTGAGGTCTGTACAATCATTTTTATTGCAACCAGAACGCAAGCACAAGTTCATATTAAGTAAATGTGCACatcaaattataaatgatatacaTTTGGCATTCACCAAGATGCATGAATGACAATACAATACAAGTTGCAAACTACATTTGGTATCAAATGAGTAGTATAGCTATAATACTTACAGTCCCTTTATctccacatttacatttagtcattttgcagatgcttttatccaaagagacttacaattggggcatacataaagcgattcttctttaAGAGGCAGGCAGACACAGGAAGTGATTGTAATACCacgttttagacattgttcaaataagtacaagctagaaagagaaggaataaataaagagaaagacaattttctttcttttttttatgatgaagtcaagtagcttcgaaagagatgagtttaaggctgtcacttgaaaattgtcagggattctgcATTCCAGATAGggttgggaagatcattccaccagccatgaatggtgaatgagaatgttctggaaagtgattttgagcctctctgtgatggtaccacgaggcgtcgctcactagcggatctctgACTTCTGGAGTGGATGTAGAATTTTGTGGAGTAAAGTCTACAGAGGTGAGCtcttatataaaaatatcttcatggagacACCATGTTATCAGATACTTCTGGCTGCAGAATAATGTAATTCTGTCAATATGGTATTTTACTATGGCTTCAATGATTGAAAACAATTGCAAAGGTCGCCAAAGTCCTTACAGATTCAATCACTTCCTATATAAATTTCTTACATTCTTTTTCAACTATtacaaatgcaaaattaatatatagaGCAGATACatgaaaaaaagatataataacCTATCTCATCAACTGCTTTCAACTGCACTCAAGTAAACGGATTACTTCGTAAGAAGTGCATGTCTGTGGCTGTACTTACAGTTGCAGACTAAGGTCCCTCGTTTTAACAGTGTAACATACAGCGTTTATTGGAACTAAGTGCATACACAACAGCGCTTTGTAATGTTATATGTCTCCATTATGGTACATTGCATTATTCTTTGGGCACCTTCATGCAAGttaatttaaggaaaaaaataatgcagtaaGACACTATCTCTCTTCAGCGGGACAGATCTCCACACTACTGTTAGTGACCCGTATCCCATACCAGCCTGCCCAATACTGTGTATCCACCCCTCCATGAGTGAAACGGATAAACTGAACCCCAGGTCCATAATCCTTAAAGACATGTGTCATCTGAAATAAAGCAGAACAAATACAGAGGCAATAACACCTAGACTTAGTTTGATTATAGGGGAATAACTGGACTGTTAGTGTTATTCTACTCACTTCACACCATGGCTCATCATTCCactgttgaaaaaaaactttctcaGGTTGAAAAGTACAGATGGGTTTTTTCCTCCGATCAAGCAACTCGACACTGATCTCATACTGACACCCACAATCAAAGCGTGGGGCATACCTGCAAATAAAACATCACGCAAATGTGCTTTCATAATAAAACCTGAATTGTAAGTAACACTGGTACCgcagttaaagggacagttcacccaaaaatgaacattctgtcaacattactgtggaacacaaaagaagactttCTGAACttaattgacttaaaaaaaaaaaaaaacacagacagttTTCAAaatttcctttatatatatattttttacataaagttACAATTTATGCAGATtcttgcaataataataataataataataaaacaattatcaaGATGACCCAGATGGACTGGTCATTCAcggaaaatgtattaaattcaacaccaagaaaaaaatgaaattcaccCCTAAGATAGAGGAGCATAAAATGAGTTTGAGCAAACACTCACCAGTCTGATATTTTGATATGAGGTTGTAGCTGATCCATGAAAGCCTCATTGTAGCCTTCTTTCTTCAAATCTATCAGCTGTTGCTTCAAACATAACCTGAGGACGAATGTGGATTGGCTTGCTGATTGATTGATAATCATATATTGACAATTAAGCTCAAAACTTTGTTATACGATCTAAATTATCAAATGTACCCATAAGAAGTTACAAAACATTTTGTGACCGGTGAATGAGGAAATGGGTTCCTATTTTCCTCTGCCACCCAGCGGTCCCCTCCATTCTGTACAATCTTCCATCCTTGAAGTTTATCTAATAAGAACATCAGAGAAGCAAAAATTCACACAATGATACTTGTTCAAACTTATCTATGTGAATAAACTTATCATGTGAATCACCTTCTGCTCTAGGATTCTTGTTAAATCACTTAAAATATACTGATCATGTGAATCACCTTCTCCCCTAAGATACCCTATCTGAAATATCAGTGATACTGATCATGTGAATCACCTTCTGCTCTAGGATTCTTGAGCAAGTTACGTCGTTTCTTAGTTAAGAAGTAAAACTGGCACCAGCCGTCTGGGGCTCTGGAGGGATCCTGTGGCTGGATCCCCTCTCTCCGACAGCGCTCTCTCCAGTGTGCAGCACTGTCCACCAGCTCCTTCCACTCACGACACACCAGACGACAGACTCGCACCACCTGATGAGCAGGCAGATTCAGCAGGATCTCCTCAACCACAGCTAGAGGAACAGCTGAACGCAGACCTGAGCACTGACAGAGGAAGCAAGATTCAGTTCTAATCCTGCTGGAAAACCCAGCTGTGGAACATGGTTGCTGGTTTTTAGCTGGATAT contains:
- the LOC109055832 gene encoding F-box only protein 6-like, with protein sequence MCSGLRSAVPLAVVEEILLNLPAHQVVRVCRLVCREWKELVDSAAHWRERCRREGIQPQDPSRAPDGWCQFYFLTKKRRNLLKNPRAEDKLQGWKIVQNGGDRWVAEENRNPFPHSPVTKCFVTSYGLCLKQQLIDLKKEGYNEAFMDQLQPHIKISDWYAPRFDCGCQYEISVELLDRRKKPICTFQPEKVFFQQWNDEPWCEMTHVFKDYGPGVQFIRFTHGGVDTQYWAGWYGIRVTNSSVEICPAEER